A window of the Oncorhynchus mykiss isolate Arlee chromosome 15, USDA_OmykA_1.1, whole genome shotgun sequence genome harbors these coding sequences:
- the LOC110489927 gene encoding 39S ribosomal protein L15, mitochondrial, protein MSFTRKPSGKALDILQNLPRISLANLRPEPGTKKAEKKRGRGQHGGNRSGRGHKGERQRGNRPRLGFEGGQTPFYLAIPKYGYNEGHSRRAQYQPLTLNRLQYLIDLGRVDPTQPIDLTQLVNGRGVTIQPQKRDYGVQLVGEGAGIFAAKVNIEVQMASEEAIAAIERNGGMVTTGFYDPRSLAVLCKPVPFFISGQPIPKRMLPGEDMVPYYTDAANRGYLADPEKIQKARIALAQKYGYVLPDISKDELFHMLSMIKDPRQIFFGLSPGWVVNMAEKKILKPTDDKLLQYYSS, encoded by the exons ATGTCTTTTACGAGAAAACCTAGTGGGAAGGCATTAGATATTTTGCAGAATTTGCCTCGTATTTCATTAGCAAACTTACGACCTGAACCGGGGACCAAGAAGGCT GAGAAGAAGCGAGGCAGAGGCCAACATGGAGGAAACAGAAGTGGCCGGGGTCACAAGGGGGAGAGGCAGCGAGGCAACCGACCTCGTCTGGGGTTCGAGGGGGGTCAGACTCCCTTCTATCTAGCCATCCCAAAATACGGCTACAATGAGGGACACAG TCGGCGGGCTCAGTACCAGCCCCTGACCCTGAACAGGCTGCAGTATCTGATTGACCTGGGCCGGGTTGACCCCACTCAGCCCATTGACCTGACTCAGCTGGTTAATGGCAGGGGAGTGACCATCCAGCCACAGAAGAGGGACTATGGTGTTCAGCTTGTTGGCGAG GGTGCTGGTATCTTTGCGGCGAAAGTCAACATAGAAGTTCAGATGGCGTCTGAAGAGGCCATTGCTGCCATTGAGAGAAACGGAGGGATGGTCACTACAGGTTTCTATGACCCCAGAAGTCTTG CGGTCCTCTGTAAGCCTGTCCCATTCTTCATAAGTGGACAGCCCATTCCAAAGAGAATGTTGCCTGGGGAAGACATGGTCCCCTACTACACAGATGCTGCCAACCGGGGTTACCTGGCAGATCCAGAGAAGATTCAAAAAGCACGGATAGCCTTGGCCCAGAAGTATGGCTACGTTTTACCGGACATTTCCAAAGACGAATTGTTCCACATGCTCTCTATGATAAAGGACCCCAGACAGATCTTCTTTGGCCTCTCGCCAGGCTGGGTCGTCAACATGGCCGAGAAGAAGATACTGAAACCGACTGATGATAAACTGCTCCAATATTACAGTTCATAA
- the lypla1 gene encoding acyl-protein thioesterase 1 → MCGNSMSVPLPAIVPAARKATAAVIFLHGLGDTGHGWAEAFAGIRTPHVKYICPHAPVKPVTLNMGMSMPSWFDIIGLQTDAEEDEAGIKQASENIKALIDQEVKNGIPSHRIVLGGFSQGGALSLYTALTTQQKLGGVVALSCWLPLRNSFPQASRNSANNEMHVLQCHGEADPLVPVMFGCLTVEKLKTLCNPSNIIFKTYPRMPHSACPEEMMDIKQFIEKQLPPI, encoded by the exons ATGTGCGGTAATAGTATGTCAGTGCCCTTGCCTGCTATTGTACCTGCCGCTCGGAAAGCCACTGCAGCG GTGATATTTCTTCATGGCCTAGGTGACACTGG CCATGGCTGGGCAGAGGCCTTTGCTGGGATCCGGACACCACATGTGAAATACATCTGTCCTCACGC TCCAGTCAAGCCTGTTACATTAAACATGGGGATGTCCATGCCCTCCTG GTTTGACATCATCGGATTGCAAACAGATGCAGAGGAAGACGAAGCTGGTATTAAACAGGCTTCAGAGAATA TTAAAGCACTGATAGATCAAGAAGTGAAGAATGGAATACCATCACACAGAATTGTTCTTGGTGGATTTTCTCAG GGTGGAGCGTTGTCTCTGTACACAGCTCTCACAACCCAACAGAAGCTGGGGGGAGTGGTGGCCCTCAGCTGCTGGCTCCCTCTACGGAACTCCTTCCCCCAG GCATCGAGAAACTCTGCCAACAATGAGATGCATGTCCTGCAGTGCCATGGCGAGGCGGACCCTCTGGTGCCCGTAATGTTTGGATGTCTCACTGTAGAGAAGCTAAAGACCCTATGCAATCCATCCAACATCATCTTTAAGACCTATCCCAGAATGCCACACAGTGCCTGCCCTGAG GAAATGATGGATATCAAGCAGTTTATTGAAAAGCAGCTTCCTCCAATCTAA
- the LOC110489929 gene encoding regulator of G-protein signaling 20, producing the protein MRALSPIARSLQQKLVRPSELQPQNIFLHSNKTHAHRAKQFVRCRPAQTDVIEARITCILAFMVTPMGSERVEMRKRQMQVHQEAAASVLQTQHGMGNTPTNASNACCFCWCCCCSCSCLTVRAEDERIKKNTYERRAEEIANCDDSPKPILEDAMTWTMSFERLMKSSAGRGCFRQFLRTEFSEENMMFWLACEELKKETNKTVVEDKVRQIYKDFISILSPKEVSLDSRVRDVINKNMLEPTSHTFEDAQQQIYTLMQRDSYPRYMNSTAYAELLQDLAEQPPVTEP; encoded by the exons ATGAGAGCATTATCACCCATCGCGCGAAGCCTCCAGCAAAAGCTGGTCCGCCCTTCAGAGCTTCAGCCACAGAACATATTTTTGCACTCGAACAAAACGCATGCGCATCGAGCAAAGCAATTTGTCCGTTGCAGACCAGCGCAGACGGATGTGATCGAGGCAAGAATCACCTGTATTCTGGCATTCATGGTGACA CCCATGGGGTCAGAGCGGGTAGAGATGCGCAAGAGACAGATGCAGGTGCACCAGGAAGCTGCTGCCAGTGTTCTCCAAACGCAGCACGGGATGGGGAACACGCCCACCAACGCCTCCAATGCCTGTTGCTTCTGCTGGTGTTGTTGCTGCAGCTGCTCTTG TCTGACTGTTAGGGCGGAGGATGagaggataaaaaaaaacacctatgagaggagagcagaggaaatCGCAAACTGTGATGACAG CCCCAAGCCTATTCTGGAGGATGCGATGACATGGACCATGTCATTTGAGAGGCTGATGAAGAGCTCTGCAGGGCGTGGCTGCTTCCGCCAGTTCCTGAGGACAGAGTTCAGTGAAGAGAACATGATGTTCTGGTTGGCCTGcgaggagctgaagaaggagACCAACAAAACTGTGGTGGAGGATAAAGTACGACAGATCTACAAGGACTtcatctccatcctctcccctaaAGAG GTGAGTTTGGACTCGCGTGTTCGAGACGTGATTAACAAGAACATGTTGGAGCCCACGTCGCACACGTTCGAAGACGCCCAGCAGCAGATCTACACGCTAATGCAGAGAGACTCATACCCACGCTACATGAACTCCACAGCGTACGCAGAGCTGCTGCAGGACCTGGCCGAACAGCCACCTGTCACAGAGCCATAG